GTGACTGGCTGGTATGTTTTAAGGATTTGAAAAATATGCCCACTTTCTGCAGATCTATCCCAGGAGACCCCACTATGGTCTGCACCATTATGGAGGACATCGAGACCACGACTAACACAGTGGGGAACAGTGCCCATAACTGTCTATGAGTTGTATGTGGTATTTCAGAGCTGAACTTTAATACCAGATCCATGGGGAACGGTTTATATCCAGGAGCAGCAATGTTTTTGTACAATACTGTACAACCCCTTCATTTTCTGCATTGTGAAAGTGCTGGTCACAATGCCCTGTATAAAAAGCAGGCTACAGTGGGCAACTAATTGCGAAGGTCCATAATTTCCAATCACCAGAGGTGAAAGGACCCTCACACCAGGCTCTGCATAGTGTTACATTGTATAGACAGCGCTGGTATGTATAGCGATTCCACTATTCCAGGTATTGAATCTGTTGCATGTAGGATCTTGTCAACCGGAATTGTAGAGGCTACGGATAAAACAATTCCAAATATTTTCAAGAAAAACGTATAACATTCCTTTGGTCTTAAGCAAGCAGGTAAAGCACACTGGAGTTCAACAAATGTAAAGCTATTTGTCACATTTTGATGCTCACTAGCTTTTGTTGCAGATCTGGATAATCTTGTTTCCCATTTATACATTAGTGTCTCTCAAAGACGTTGATGTAATGTGTTTTAGGGCCTGCGACCCTCTACTTCAAGAGAGTGGCATTAAGTATTTTTACCCACTTGCTTGGACCTTGCTCTCCAAGCTTATGGTTCGCACCATCGGATGTGATGACCTCCTTTTAGAAACTGTTAGTGTCTGGCATTGTACAGGACACCCAGCCTGCCTTACCCTACCAAGAGCTACCCAATGTCAGTTTTTTTTGTAGGGCCTGGCACATATAGGATGCTGTTTTACAGTGGTGCATACAATGGTTTAATGTACATGTCCAGAAACTACATGTGAAGAGGCCAAATtcccttaaagtggttttcccatgacAAAATTCtgacatttcaatcccctagtgatgttaacacaataaagatcattttaaccccttactttaaaattttactgagttttattgcttttttagcttctatcactcgctatggtgctcagtgcaaaatcccatggtgtgggcggggcctctctaagcagttctgtggggtgacaatggggttacattatcagggtacaggtgtgtatgcactttcatctggcttctgtactaacacactgaaagagagagatgagacagatccgaGATGCATGAGGTGATTACAAAGAGGGTGTTACACtatgggctctgctacatcttatgtgcctgcctcccccttcccccggatcacttatctccttgtagtttgcagctctgctctcctcacaatctcctgccagTAAGTGAATcagtttctgtctctgagctccgatGTTAGGACTGCAGGGCGCGAGGCTACAGGCACAGGACACAGAAACCTCATCTGCAGGATCTCACACACAAATCATGAGCGCTGccaaccccaagtcagaagttacagggtcggatctaggggcaactaaaattgtgtataccaggactgatagagacaggttggactgaaatgctgcatttttgtttataacagtgaaaTTTAAGACTTTACTCGGGCTAAAATGACTTGGACACAGCACCCTCTGGATCAGTAGTACAGAAAGCAAACGCATAGTTTAGTTAGGGACAAAAAAAGCTGATAGTTTAGTCACAAAAAggattttataatatatttaaatgtgGCGCTGGCACTGCACTTGCGTCACCAGGTTGATTTCGTGCACCTctgataattatgcacgcctccataTTTTTTCTGGTCCTCCTCTGTTTTGGTCCCTAACCAAACTATGTGCTGGAGGGTGGTGTGCCCAGGTCATCTCAGCCTCAGTcaagtgatagatttcctttaactctacCCTAGTTGGTGGTATTCAACTATTCTTATAACTGGATTGTTTAGAACTGCTTCTTTTTATGGCTTctcctaaagtttttttttttttttttttcttttttagatttCTATTCTAAGCCAAGGATTCTAATAAAGTATGGCAGGACACCCTATAGCAGTGGGTGGGTGCACATGGAATCCCAGAAAGCAGATACTTGTGGTCTCACATAAATTAGAAATACTTCAGCAATGTTTCATAATTTCCTGATGTAGCCCCAACATCAACTTGAAAATGTATTCTTAGATTGACATCTGATCGCTCCCCTTATTAGATGGGTGCGATAGACTGTAGATCCTCCTGAGGTTTTGGCTTTTCTTTAAAGGCCTTGTACATCTTCacataaatatcttttttttaatataaccaGTATGGGCTGGTAAAAAACCTCTTTcctaaatgtttttatataacaAAACATTCTGAATGGCTTTTCCTGTACTGCCTGTAGCTTTCTTCATACTGGCAGGTTACTAGACAATGGCTCCTTCGCTAGACCTCTTCTCTTTACGCTCATTTAGCACTAAGGTAACATTAATACATGTacattgtatattatgtattgCAGTCACAACCATGTGATAACCATAGATTTTGTTAAACCTGCTATTTGTGGTCATTAGAGAGTACAGAGTACGGATGCATTATGGTTGTCTAAATGTGGTTTTAGCATATCCTGACCTATGAAAATGCAGTGTGATCTGGATCTAAGAGAGCGCAGCTATGGGCTGCAGTAGGAGCCATCAGATAGCTTCTCTGATGGGTATCGCTGCGAACAGACTGTACGGAGACTGTTAAGATTTTTAGCCTTTATGTGAGTTGCAAataatctaccatacatagactaTTCCAGATTCTCTTGCTTTCATAAATGTGCTATTGTATACTGATATTCTAATAGCACAATGCTCCCAGCACAGTATGTATGTACCAGGCAGCAGGACCAGCTATTGTGTCTAGGGTTTGGCAGGTGTGAGATTTACGGGGCTAGCCTGGAGATGAGAACATGGTGCACCTGCCCGCCTTTTATACTCTCTTCGGGCTGTGGACTTTGTTGGTTCAGTGCTGTGCAGCTGCTGTGGACGTCTTACTCAGCAGCGCAATTTCCTGTAGAGTTCTGTTTTAAAGAAGTGAAACGCTAAGTATAACTGTGCTAGAACTGTAGTTAATGTTGGGTAATATTGGACGttgtagaatttaaaaaaaaaaaaaacatctatgtTTACCTTCCATTTGTGTTCATTAGAATGAATTAAAATTCATTGGAATGATGAGTGTACTTCGACAGTATTTGTTTGATGTTGCAAAAtttccccttttttctttttcttcggaTCCTTAGAGACGGATCACATAACCACCAGCTCCAGTGGGCACAATACAATGTTCAACCCTAATTTGATAGTTTCTAAAATGAATATGATCACAACAGAAGCTCATTGGGGAGTGTTCACATGTTGCAATTCAAATGTCACAAGTCATCTTCTCCtcaatccctcctcctcctcctgacttgCTTCAGCTCACCGCCCCAAGCAATTCTCATTGGACCTGCCTCTTCACCCCCAACCAGGACTATCCACACCCTTCTGGCAGGGAGGcgggtaatgttaaagaaactatTAAAAAACTGTGAAATTATTCAGAGGCATGACTAAGGCATTTTTGACATAGTCATGCGAGATGCTATTGGAACCTCTCATTAAGTAAAAAAGGCCttcctgataggttccctttcaaTGTTCCAGTTCCAAACTTTTACCATACTGGTGTCTGCCTGGATCCCTCCTGCTGATTCCTGTGAGATTGTGCATAAGAGAAACATGTTCCTTTATTCCCCCACTATACAGATGATAGATCTGATGCCTTCTTACTCCAGACTACACCCATAAGACATTAGGGTGTGAAGTGCTGGGTGTCATCACTACTACAAAGGATAATATTTTCTATAATCCTATATAAACAATCATTCAACATCTGATAAATCGTTTACTTCTTTTGACTACAGATTATGCAAAATTGTTGCATCAATCACAACTGAGTATTGTGTAATAGTAAAATGCACAATAATATCCAGCATAGAATTTATGCTTCTGTTCTCACCTTTATATATTCCTATCACTTTTGAGAGCTCCAGTTTTTGAGGCTATGAAGCCTGTCATAGAGCCGGATTAGCAGAACAGATTtcacatagtgtcccatctgcaggcagcaagttatagagcaaaaggagctgaTCTCAGTCTGTAGTCCTATTTGCAAGCAGCCTGTTGGTGCAGGAGCTGCTGATCAGATTGCACATAATGTCTGatctgcaggccgcatgttatagagcaagaaaagctaagcatattgtacatagtgtcctatctgcaagcagcatgttacagagcaggaggagctgatcagattgtatccATGTATTGATTGCGTTTTTTGCCAAACTTATGCCAGCCTCCGTTCTTTACTACATATTGCAAAGATTACTTCTGTATTGCACACATAACTCTTTGACTTACACACAAACAATCTGAAATGTAGACTAAGCTATAGGTAAGAAAGGAAATGTTCCTCTTCCTCCTGTGTGACATATCTCAGATATATCTGTAATCTTCAGATTGACATATCCTGTGGTGGTTATAACAAGGGCTGGTGTGGACTACTGTATAGGCAGGGAGTTCATACACATGATTTTAGTGTCCTATTACTATACCTATAACTGTATTATGTTAGAATATGAAATGCACATTCAGGCTTATTGAATTGTTCTGCCATCTGCAGGTAAGCAAATAGTGTTGCAACTAAAAATGAAGGAATTGGTCATTTCTATTATTTATATGGgttaaacattaaaggggttgtccactttaagcacattacagcaaataattaatattgtttgtgtaacgaaaagttaaaaaaaatttccaatatacggaaagtatattcttttcaaacaatataaattatttgctggaatgtgcttatagGTGTACAATCCCTTCTAAATATTTGCAAATTATAAATAATGAAAAGAAAGGTGCTCTTATTTATTTCTCCATCATGtgtaagggaacctgccatcagaaattcagctaataaaccactaccagtatattgtgaagcagttgaacagcttctaaatCATGTTTCTATCATAGTCCAGGTTGGTGACAtcctccagaaaatcaactttgaagagagatgcaaattagatgttataaagtcagggaggtggagggttaaacactgaaatcaagctctccctgcctctgaacacctctttCCATGCGATTGACATTACTTTAGATGTCCCTGAATGCACAACCATCAATAACCGTGAAGGGacgttctaaggcagggaaagacGACTTCAGTGTTAAGCTCTCCACCTCTTTGACTTCATAGAGGCCATGAAAGAGACATCTAATAGCTGTTCATCTGCattacaacatactgctagtggttttaGGCCAAtgtctgatgactggttcccttagAAATTACAAGCAACATTTCTCATATATTTCAACTCTTCGTCTTGTATTTTATACAGTGGAACCTTTGGATTACGAGTACCCTGGTCTGCGTTTTGCAAGACCAGCTTTAATTTTGCAAATATTGTAATTAAACCAAGCATTTTGTGAGCTCTCCCCACTCTGTACTGTACCTCCCTCTCACAAAATTGTGTaacacaatacaggcggtcccctacttaaggacacacgacttacagacaacccatagttacagacagacccctctgacctctgaagctttctgaatgctttactatagtcccagattgcaataatcagctgtaaggtgtctgtaatgaagtttattaataatccttggtaccattacagaaaaactccaattgttactagGGCCAAaattgtttttgtctggatctacgactataaaatatacagtttcgacttgcatagaaattcaacttaagaacaaacctccggattctatcttatacgtaacccggggactgcctgtattgcgtaTTTTACTGTAACCAACTATGTTACATATAAGCGCTCTACATTGTTGCCTTAAAAAAATCCCATTAACTAGCAATTCCTGGTCCTAAGATCCCTGATTGATATTATGCATATTTTATGCACTGAAAAATTTTGCATTTTGGTCAGATTTCAGTCCTTGCGCCAACTTACCATCCATTTGTGTAGTCTTAGGGTCATCCAAGTGTTGTTAGGTTATTACATCTGATTACAGCTGAGTACTATGTGTAGACTGCGACAGGTTGTGCGGACTTAAATAATCTAACTTAGCCTGCACCCGCAAGTCGGAGTGCACTAGCTTTTGTTTTGGTACGTACACTCAGTTTAATGGGCATGCATTGCATTTCTGAAATACCTGGCGCGCGGTGCAAATCAGGAATCAGAGATTTGTGTTGCAGCGGACAACGTGCAGCCATGACCcaatactggcacaaacactttttaaatacatgtgcaaactatgGCAGAAACTATGCAGCAAGTTTTATAAATGTGCTCCAAACTCGCTTGTTATGTAATTAAAAAGACTTAAACTCAAAAGCATTAGTTGTGTGGGGCCAgtcccctcttgaacatgtactccCTTGCAATTATTACATTTTGGACACCTGTGAGACTATATTGTTTTTAGCCTTGTGGTTGGAAAGTACCATATTCTGTTTATCTGTATTGAAAGTAAAACACCCATAACAGATGTGACCGATGTAACACACTCTTTCTCTATTTCTTTCAGTGGCGACAGATTTTTTCAGCTCTAAACATCTGGCTGTTCAGGCCCAGAAGAAAATCCTAGGTAAGATGGCTTCATCTAAATACATTGCAACAACCTTCATCGATGACACCAGCGGAGAGGTGTTGGATGAGTTGTATCAGGCAACCAGAGAGTTTACACAAAGCAAGAAGGAGTctgagaaaataataaaaaaccttaTCAAGACGGTCATAAAGCTGGCGGTCCTGTATAGAAATAACCAGTTCAACCAGGAAGAGATTGCACTTATGGAAAAGTTCAAGAGGAAAGTCCACCAGTTGGCCATGACGGTGGTCAGCTTTTACCAAGTGGAATATACATTTGACCGCAATGTGCTCTCCAAGTTGTTAAATGAATGCCGGGAGCTTCTTCATCAGGTCATTCAGCGCCACCTCACTGCCAAGTCTCATGGACGTATCAACAACGTGTTTGATCACTTCTCGAATTGTGAGTTTTTGGCGGCTCTATACAACCCCTTTGGACCTTACAAAAACCATCTTCAGAGACTTTGTGAAGGTGTGAACAAAATGTTAGATGATGACAATATTTAATGACATTGAGGTCTTTGAAGTCCAATGCTGGAAAACTCAATTTTGGAACTGCTTGCCACCGAGGAGTAAGAGACCGTTCATTAAATGGCGTTTTAACTGCTGATGGTAACACTGGAGCCAGAATGTTTTGTCACACAACGCCGCTTACTGGTTCTTGCTGGAGAGTTGTTACTGGCAGTGATTATATGCGGATAAGTTCCCTCTATTGCTGAACGCAATGTAGGTTGTCAGCAGAAATCACCTTGTACACAGAAATGGGGGTCTGCATATAAATGGGAGGGGGGAGGATCCCATCTAAGGCCTTGCCTCCAAGCACTTCAGTGCAGAAGGTGTATGTGTGTTCCCCTGTAATgtataatacataaatatatattcccTGATTCTTTTTGCATTATTTCCTGATAACTAAATGACATGGCAGCTTCTTCTTACTTGCTTCTGTTCTCCAATCTTTGTTTTGTAGGTTGTATATTCATACAGATCTGCTGTCATAGCAATGCACTGCATTTTATAGGATATTACAATTGTTTCCCATCTCCTCATTGTGAAAAGTCCTTAATTTGTTAGTGTAGACAGCAGAATTGCACTTTCCTAAAGCCCTGATAAAACTatcttatgaaaaaaataaaacaatctaTCCACTGCGAGGTTGAAATGATTTTTCCTTTTTACAGCACACACTGCTCTAGATTATCTAAACGgattgcacaatttttttgttcCATGATCCACTTATCTCCTTGGTTGCACAGGAAATTTCACCTCCGTCACACAgttaatatatttttctttaaccCCCCCAACATTTCTGGACAATCGGTGCAGTTACTTTTGATACCAAATTTTGTAATTAAGATATCCGGTAGGTGGCATTAGGCTATCTGCTCCGGTCCAGTGCCGCCACCTTTACAATTTCAGAACACAAATAGCTAATTATGTTCTCTATTAGTGGCACTGATTGGTCAGAAACTATAGGGGCTGGTAAAAATACAAAGTGTGCCACTTTATTGTTGATGTAAAAACGTTACAGCTCGGATTGGTAGAGGAGCTTTGAATCCTCTTTAAAGGTCTAAAGTTGTCCCAAGTTTGATTGTTCTCCTATTTCCATATGATAAGGGATAACAATTGTATCAGTGTGGGTCTAACTGCTAGAGCCCCCACTAATTAGGAGAACGGAGGTCATTTTctcactaactgaatgaagactCAGAGCTTGGCCATCTCTGACAATCTCAGACGGGAAGTGCCAGAGATAGCTGGCTGCTGTGTTCATATTAATCGAAAAAatgtggcagcactccaaattcagAGATGAAAAAAGGAAGGGTTTAATCCAAAACCAGCGACGTGTTGGTGTTTATCACCTTTGGGTGCTGTGTTCAGAGATTTTCGAAGCTCCCATAGAAATGAATCAAGCAGAAAGACACATGCTCCACCTGACACTTCATCCAATAACTGAGAAAGGAACGTATGTTCTTGAGAACTGTTGATGGCCATTCTTGTGATCGATGGGGGTCCCAACATTTGAACCCTCACCGATTTTAGATGTGGATAGGGTATAACAATTAAGCTTtagtcaacccctttaacatctcaTGGATTTAAATATTGTGCTTCCATTGTTGCCATTTTCAGAGGGTACAATGTACAAACAATATTCAGCTTAACATAAACTGGAAGCCTACTTATTGACATTTCAAAACGACCAAAGAGTAGTTTACCATTTGTGACAACTTGGAtgataaaatctaaaaattcttAGTTGTGTATAACAGTCCAGCTTCATGTAATTGGGACAACGCTGAATTTATGGATTCAAGCTTCGTGTACAGTTTGTGGTAGTGTATATACAAATCCCATGGACTGTACAGCTAAACTCTGAAGGTGAGGTTGATGTTTTGGCTGCTGCTCCTATGTTCAAAGAAGCAAAGTTATGGAGCAAACTGTACCTCAAAATGGTGTACTTCatttactagctgtatatattatgttttgtCTGACAAGGTGTGGCTTACTCTGGACTATAATGTTCCTTTTTTTCTTCATGTGCCATCCCAACATATAGAGGGTACAGACACAATAGGCAAGGTTCACTGCATCTAATAGTAAGCTGAACTGTAAAAAGCTGCTGCTATCCAAAGAAAACTATCCCATggatggttaaaaaaaagttgtgttgGTGGATAAAGCGACTTGTAACCATAGTTTCTGTTTTAAACCCCAAATCCTTATTTAGCTTCCTGGAAAACCTTAGGACCATAGAGTACCATTGTTGTATTTGTTTAACATATACAGTgaaatctccccagaagactgACCTTTTAGAAGACCCCCTACCCTTAAAGTAattctaccatcaagcatgataaaccaggggcacttactcgagATCCAGatgacagtgactgtggtaatcttgttatatttgctgCCCATGGCCTCTTGACTTCTAAAATAGTttgttaaaactatgctaattaaCCTGAAGGGTGTTACCAGGTCTcccccatgctgtagcttcacaggcaggTACACGGTCTTCCCCCCTCCTCTTCCAGCactcaatcccccccccccccttactgcctgatgtaatctcactgtttccacacacagtgggaggaagtAATCTTGTACAGTGTAATAGCTTGTGAAGACAGAGCATGGAGTACTTCAGGCTcattgcataaatataaaagttgattttagaaggaaggaggccatgcatgcgaaatataagcagattagcaCAGTtgaagtgcctggatctatgagtaagtgtcactatAATGGTTTGTAATTCTGGATTTTGATTATAGATTTTCTTCCTTAGAGTGGCAGCTTTCAGAGACTATATATGCAGGTCATGTGCTCCTTTCTTGAGGTTTCTTGATGGATCTGTCTGAGAAGTACAATACACGGGCCTATTGGTGTACACAGTGGTATAAATTACTTCCCATAAACCACTACAATTTCCACCAAGTCTTTGGATGTTAACATCCATATGTCATCAGAATGCATAAAAATCTAGACTCTGAACAATCCTGGCTCCCGTCAGGTCAAGGGTTTTTATTGTTCATTAAATCCACAAAAATGTTTTGTTAGATTTGATTGCAACCTCCTGAAAAGATGACCCTAACAACCTCGCACATAGACAACTATTACTGATTAGTTACCCTCTTACGTAAATATTATCTCTGTATCATATAGTCTTTATTTATCAGGAGGCAAAGTTCCAAATACATCTTTCTGTTTTAATATTGTCTTCATCCTCTTGAAAATGTCACTTGCTGATCCACAGCCTGACCCGATGTAACACCGTCTAGAGGATTACAGCACTGTGGGAGGAAATGATGGGCACTGCCACCTTGTTTGTCCTAAAGGGCAGAAGCATTAAATGTGACGCAGTTTCATTTGTAGAATACAGGCTCACCCCGAACTCTTCAAAattcacatttttattattattgttgttcttTAATCATGTTGGTACCTCCTTCGCAGTCTACATTATCACAGTACATGTAGGGAGTCTATTCTCCCTCTTTATTATTTGTGTATAGAGAACCATTAATTCCATgttgctgtacaatcaataagggactgatttggcaagctctgtgcagcgctgtgtaatctatgttcgctatataaataattattgttAAGGGGTTATTATGTAGAAAGTTATTAATTCCAGGGCAGTGTACATATGATTAACATACTGTAACAGACGGTGGAATTCTGCACCCACTGTCCCATCAGACTGGTTGGACTTGGGGTTGATCACAAGGGTGTTTTCACAATTGACCCCCAATATGGGAATTTGGACTTTACTGTGTCAGGAGCTCAAGTAGTctaacttttttttcataaagtcTACCATTTCACTGCCGAGTGAGTTAAGGATAGAATCTCCTGTTTTCTTGTATAGGAAAGGAAACTTGTCAGCTGTTCTCTAATTCTGACTTCTCTACTTTTCGGAGCAGCTCGCAAGGATTCCATTTCAGCCTTTTATCTTGTTAAtcaatacattaatcattgttaaATCAGacgtgagcactgctcaccccgcccctctccacagcgatgtatagcgcacggcgccatattccggagaaagataggacacgtcttatctttctcccggctaccgTACCGCGCCCGTACAGCGCTGTGCGCCCGTtgtctataggggacgtatatacggcccctaTATGgtcgtgtgaacatagccttatgtAAAGTATTGCATTAGTATTTATTTTGCTTTAGCTGCTTCCTGTGAGACACATATAACGCagcagttacacaagtacctgaccttCCTGCCCCCATACATTGGATTGCATGCTGTACACTTCTCTAAGCACAGACTGAATCCCTGCGCAGCACGAGGGACTTTGATCATCATATGGACCGTCACTGAAGCACTGGGGTTGTGGCTGTGGAGAGACTGCTGAATATACCGGACTGCATCTTCAGGGAAGACTCCTATCAGACTCGCCACAGGTCATAAGCGCACAGCTTTAGGAACTGAATGCTTATATTTAATGGCATGGCTAGGGGCAGTGCTTTCTAAtttgcagtttatgaaaatatatttcgttttGGTGGCTTAATTTCACAGCTTTGCTTTAAGGGACAAAACCTAGAAGTTAGTGTACAGAGAGAGGGAAAATAATGCCTTACACAAGTCATAGCCTAAGTTGTTTGTTTCACAGAATAACACTACTTTTGAGTATTCTAAGTTGTATACTACCGCCGGCATATCCATTCTTTTTCTCCATTTAAAAAAAGGGATgataaaaaatgtagataaacTGACAGTAACAGGCATTTTTAGTGCACAGTTAGTGTcagtatcagtttttttttcaaatttttcaaattactgtttattaactatttctgtctatatctgtct
The DNA window shown above is from Engystomops pustulosus chromosome 1, aEngPut4.maternal, whole genome shotgun sequence and carries:
- the TNFAIP8 gene encoding tumor necrosis factor alpha-induced protein 8 isoform X1, coding for MCICTSSAPPLPPAQPLSPAPSAKFTLTLSVRSCRLCSRLLHLLYSRHLRPLMATDFFSSKHLAVQAQKKILGKMASSKYIATTFIDDTSGEVLDELYQATREFTQSKKESEKIIKNLIKTVIKLAVLYRNNQFNQEEIALMEKFKRKVHQLAMTVVSFYQVEYTFDRNVLSKLLNECRELLHQVIQRHLTAKSHGRINNVFDHFSNCEFLAALYNPFGPYKNHLQRLCEGVNKMLDDDNI
- the TNFAIP8 gene encoding tumor necrosis factor alpha-induced protein 8 isoform X3, which produces MLKSLATDFFSSKHLAVQAQKKILGKMASSKYIATTFIDDTSGEVLDELYQATREFTQSKKESEKIIKNLIKTVIKLAVLYRNNQFNQEEIALMEKFKRKVHQLAMTVVSFYQVEYTFDRNVLSKLLNECRELLHQVIQRHLTAKSHGRINNVFDHFSNCEFLAALYNPFGPYKNHLQRLCEGVNKMLDDDNI
- the TNFAIP8 gene encoding tumor necrosis factor alpha-induced protein 8 isoform X2, with product MSSESDEPKEVATDFFSSKHLAVQAQKKILGKMASSKYIATTFIDDTSGEVLDELYQATREFTQSKKESEKIIKNLIKTVIKLAVLYRNNQFNQEEIALMEKFKRKVHQLAMTVVSFYQVEYTFDRNVLSKLLNECRELLHQVIQRHLTAKSHGRINNVFDHFSNCEFLAALYNPFGPYKNHLQRLCEGVNKMLDDDNI